In the Tripterygium wilfordii isolate XIE 37 unplaced genomic scaffold, ASM1340144v1 ctg73, whole genome shotgun sequence genome, atggagtacaacggtccactttgaagctttggaattgctcaactctctccatagatgtgcttttctcgtttttgtgcaatttgaaacataacttggtctattcgcatctttatctaacgaaacgttgtacgaaagctaaaccagctagttacacttctaagaacacttaatggagtataacggtccactttgaagctttggaattgtaaaactctctacatagatgtgcttttcactttcttgtgcaatttgaaagataacttggtctattcgcatctttatctaacgaaacgttttacgaaagctaaacgaccaagtcagacttctaagaagactcaatggactacaacggtccactttgaagctttggatttgctcaactctctccatagatgtgcttttcacatttttgtgcaatttgaaacataactcggtctattcgcttctttatctattgaaaccttgtacgaaagctaaattagcattttagacttctaagagcaataaatagagcgcaacggtccactttgatgctttggaattgctcaactctctccctagatgtgcttttctcgtttttgtgcaatttcaaacataacatggtctattcgcatctttatctaacgaaacgttgtacgaaagctaaaccagctagttaaacatctaagaactctcaatggagtacaactgtccactttgaagctttggatttgctcaactctctccatagatgtgcttttcacatttttgtgcaatttgaaacataactcggtctattcgcttctttatctattgaaaccttgtacgaaagctaaattagcattttagacttctaagaacactcaatggagtataatggtaaactttgaagctttggaattgctcaactctctccatcgacgtgcttttcacgtttttgtataatttgaaacataacttggtctattcgcttctttatccattgaaatctcgtacgaaagctaaattagcaagttagacttctaagaacaataaatggagtacaacggtccactttgaagctttggaattgctcaactctctccatagatgtgcttttcactttcttgtgcaatttgaaagataaattggtctattcgcatctttatctaacgaaacgttatacgaaagctaaactagcaagttagacttctaagaacactcaatggagtacaacggtccactttgaagctttggaattgctcaactctctccatagatgtgcttttctcgtttttgtgcaatttgaaacataacttggtctattcgcatctttatctaacgaaacgttgtacgaaagctaaaccagctagttacacttctaagaacacttaatggagtataacggtccactttgaagctttggaattgtaaaactctctacatagatgtgcttttcactttcttgtgcaatttgaaagataacttggtctattcgcatctttatctaacgaaacgttttacgaaagctaaacgaccaagtcagacttctaagaagactcaatggagtataatgatccactttgaagctttggaattgctcaactctctccatagacgtgcttttcacatttttttgcaatttgaaacataacttggtctattcgcttctttatccattgaaaccttgtacgaaagctaaattagcaaattagacttctaagggaaataaatggagtacaacggtccactttgaagctttggaattgctcaactctctccatagacgtgcttttcacatttttgtgcaatttgaaacataactcggtttattcgcttctttatccattgaaaccctgtacgaaagctaaattagcaagttagacttcttagaacaataaatggagtacaacggtccactttgaagctttagaattgctcaactctctccatagacgtgcttttcacatttttgtgcaatttgaaacataactcggtctattcgcttctttatccattgaaaccttgtacgaaagctaaattagcattttagacttctaagaacaataaatggagtgcaactgtccactttgatgctttggaattgctcaactctctccatagatgtgcttttctcgtttttgtgcaatttgaaatataacttggtctattcgcatctttatctaacgaaacgttgtacgaaagctaaaccagctagttacacttctaagaacactcagtggagtataaaggtccactttgaaactttggaattgctcaactctctccatagatgtgcttttcacgttcttgtgcaatttgaaagataacttggtctattcgcagctttatctaacgaaacgttatacgaaagctaaactagcaagtcagacttctaagaacactcaatggagtacaatgatccactttgaagctttggaattgctcaactctctccctagacgtgctttttgttggaccaaaggtcctatatttttttgttttgatgattgtatcatgctatgctatttgattacatgatctttgtgatgaatttgatggtaaattgattgaatttgagacttctcttaattggtttttcattcaagtgttttaaaactagttgtgaactcaacgatcgtttttatatcaaataacatctaaatgagctgaatttttacagagacattaattacatcataaggaacattttgcatgaaggaatgaataacaaattccgccgtttagtagctgaaaatctgtgccctagttcatatccgaaaattatgtttatatgtcttaattgagtgcttatgtgactaaatgatatttgtttgagctggaaacttatatgtacataagtccatatatattatgatgttatatgctcaaattttgattatttgaatgattatttgaactcaactaacctatgcttcaagcatgaagctcaaatgagcttacaagcatatcttaaggtttgtcaggttaagacaagagttgtagtaatccggctgtccaagaatagtcttgtaagacttaggacaagctatgaaaatcctaagcactcttacaaatccactagaaggtgaatgttgaaaatgttcatttcagacaaggtgtgtccaattaggacaagctgtgtcaatttcagacaagcactttatggagagtatttggtggagatttcaacaaactacattcaaaatttaaagagaggattcgaaattcaaagttggagattcgaaattcgaaattcaaaatcaagtcaaggttgttgcatgatttttgaaatttagtgtacaagaacaagaatgtggcaaggttcaagatgtgttgctgtattttttgaagatcaaaatcaaagtttgttgcaacttatgaggagataaccaagagagagattcaagcccttgaaatcaaattttcaaagttgaagctgaggagatatcttcaaaggagctttgattggctgaaatttgaaagaagatgaagccaatttcaaaagtcatgttggtaaagatctcattcaagtcaaaatggagctgttatgatcaagtggttgcatttcttcaacaagagacttaaatggacgaaaatcttgggtgaacatggccaagtatgttgtctacattcaaagacaagagattgatacatttgaatggaggaaatcaagtttgttggcagagaGGCTattgcactataaaaggagaatatcaagtttgttttcaaaaactacattcaaattcaaagttcaagtgaagatgagaagatcaagggatgctctcaactatctctacttggctttcctataaatagccatccatacaagaggagaagacacaagacttgctacaagctacatagcctattctctcaagctctctttctctccagcaaaaggccaagtcttccaagtctagttctacaagcatatattgttgttactaaaTAGCTCTCtgacactttatatttcaatcctacctgtgagcctttgtcaaatttgtgagagttccctcaaaccttgttggttaaacactagagtggaacctagagcctaaaattgtatcccttaccttgtgaggttgtaaaaagtttaagggtgacttgtaaaaaccctatgtgagttgttggtttcttgaggaaactatttatcctagtggatttgaaaatcctaagcaagggtgcttaggtagtagacgtaggagggtgctccgaactactataaatcatcgtgtgctttactttttgcttgtttattgttttgcatgctttgattatttacttgttcaatactgccattcataattcttgatcattcgattatcttgtgataattttgggtgacttgaatttgaaagttcatttctctactcaatacttgcaaaatcaaatatgcccattttgtgtttatattggtcaaaacttttctaagcattctaatattgatattctgaactgttttcataatctggtacttattatgctctaatttcagttggttgatggtttagagttaaagcttgattttcggttcacatctaaatatattgttcttaatattgatatttcagcccctttaacctactttatgaaattctgaattagtgtgttgattacttgaatcctagcatcttatatcatatatattcgtttatatacatcttatatagttgtgttctacttgccctatcattttggattaagatattgcatctgaaactgaaattgatttgaaccggttagggctatactagtaaagaccaacttctgtactttgtgtctttgtttttgtggtctattttctgtttaaaagtaaggggattcccagttggaatttggggacacaattcaccccccctcttgtgtcgcctaggtcctacaattggtatcggagcaaggactAGCTAGAAATTAGAATTAACACTCTACTAGTGTAAATGGCATTCACAACATCTCATGGTGAGGCTGAAGGTCTCTCTATGAATAGACctccatttttcaatggaaaagactatggtttttggaaaactaggatgaaaatttttataagatCAATTGACTTAGATTTATGGGATGTAATAGAGTATGGTCCACATAGGCCTAAGAAGAAATCAGGAGACACGCTTGTCgataaagaaagaagtgaatGGACAATGGAAGATAAGAAATTGGTTAGTCTAAATGATAGAGCTGTAAACATCTTACATTGTGCATTAATTAGAgttgaatttgatcatatttcaACTTGTAAAAGTGCTAGGGAGATTTGATGCATGCTAGAGCTTAAACATGAAGGAACTAGTCAAGTAAAGGATACTAAGATAAATATGCTTGTACATGACTATGAATTGTTTAAGATGAAACCAAATGAATGCATTTCTGATATGTTTGCTCGTCTAACCACCATTTGTAATGAATTGCAAAGTCTTGGTAAAGTGTACTCAAATGCAGATAGAGTTCAAAAGGTACTAAGGAGCTTACCAAAGACATGGAAAGACAAAGTCACCGCAATCCAAGAGGCAAAGGACTTGCAGACCTTGAAGTTGGAGGAACTCATTGGGAGCTTAATGACACATGAGATTGAGCTAACGAAgtatgaagaagaggatgagacACCTAGAAGAAAAGGAATAGCACTTGCTGCTAATTCGGATAGCTCaagtgatgaagatgaggagacacaaattgcaagaaatttcaGAAAGTTTATGAAATTTCAGAAGCAAGGAGGCTTCAAGAGCAAGGGTAACTTCAAGGGTAAGAAAAATGAACTAACATGTTTTAGATGTGGCAAAACAGGTCACTTGATTGCTGAATGCCCAAAACCTTCAAAGAAGAAGtttaaaggaaaaggaaagaaagagaagaaggccTTTAAAGCTACATGGGATAACACTAGCTCAGATGGCTCATCaagtgaagaagaggaagatcacACACCCAAATTGTGTTTAATGGCAAAATCGGCTGAAGTCTCATCTAGTCAAGATGAGGTAGTAAGTGTTTCTGAATCTCAATGTTTTGATTCATTATCTGATGCATATGCTCAATTATGTGAATTTCATGAATCTCTAATGCTTAAATACAAGCTAGCTAAAAAGGAAATTTCTAGACTAAAGAAAGTTGAAAAGGTGCATCTGCATGATTGTGTAGAATTGAAGACTAAGCATGATGATTTAGATATTACATGTAATGATCTTGCTGGTAATATTGATGATCTTGTGATGGAAATTAAAGCACTTAAAGAACACACATGTCAAGGCATAACTGATTTACAATTACAAAAGTTACGTGAATTTGATGAAATGCAAGAAAGAGTAAAAGAGTTAGATAGTGAAATACTGTCTTGGGAAGAGTATGAATCCAAAATGCTTGATAAACTCACAAATTTGAAATCTGAAGTAGAAAATCTAAATGAAAAGAACCAATTGCTTGAAATGAAATTCTCACAATTTTGTACAAGTTCTGAAAAATTGGATTTgctattttcttctcaaaggcatTATTTGGATAAGAGTGGAATTGGATATGATCCAATGAAGCTAAATGAGAGTCTAAGTGGCACAAGTGCCATGGGTAGAACCTCTATTGTGGCTGCCCAAAGGGCCAAGCTCCTAAGAGCTAGGGTTTCACACCCAAGGCCAGGTGtatttaaattgaaaaggtattgggtacctaaaggcatgagaaatgatgatataaatgcttATGTTGAATCTATGTATGGTGTGCATATTATTGCTAATGtgactaaccctaaaggatccaaggtttggatacctaagcttcattgattttattttaaaggTATGCTTAAAAACAGAATTCAAGAGTGGAGAATGGTATCTTGATAGTGGATGTTCTAGGcatatgactggaaatccaaCCATGTTCACTACCTTCACTAAAAAGAAACATGGTGGAAACATCACATTTGGAGATAACTCCAAAGGTAGAATTCTTGGAAATGGTTCCGTAGGTAATTCTTCCTTTGCCATAGATGGTGTGCTGTATGTGAGTGGTTTATCATTTAATCTCATTAGCATTAGTCAACTAGCTGATAAAGGATTTGTGGTAAAGTTCAAAAAGGACAAATACTTGATTAAAAATAAGTTAAAAGAATTGGTAGTTGCTGGTTCTATAAGTGGCAATGTGTATGTTATTGATTTTGAATCTTTAAGTAGTAGtttaacttgtttgattgcttctaGTGATTGTGCATtacattggcatagaagattaggtcatattggCATGTCAACTTTGAGAAAATTTGCATGCTAGAAATCTGGTATGAAGCTTAGCTAGGTTGAAAGTTAATGAAAATCATATATGTGATGATTATTCTGTATATataaggaaaataataaaataatcattATTTCATATTCTTAAGATCAAGAGTGATATTGATATGTCTTGTTCTTAAATTTTAATGGTATAACTCTTGGTTAAGTCTTTTGTGCATAGTAAAAAGAAACAGGTTTTAAGAAACTTGCTCCACAATCTTGAGAGGTATTGATGCAAGCCATGAGAACATTCACATGAACAAGGTGTTCAAAGCTTCAAGTGTTCAAGCTAAGTAAATAAGATGCAAAGTGGACAAAAAGAGCATATGGAAACTATAGAATCAGCTAGTGCCATACTACACCCAAAAGAAGCCAACCTTTGAAGATACATCTTATGAGGTTTCAGCTAGATCAACAAGGGGTTCCTATGGTCAACTCTAAAGCCTTATTCTATCTTTAATATGGTACATTGCATGAACTATTTGATTCCATGAGTTGCTTGATTACATGAAATGATTGATTGCATATATGAAATGGTTGACGTCATTGTGTCAAATAGAATgattttgataatatatatgtCTTTGATTGAATTGCTTGAGAGTTTTAAAATTTGAGTCTAAAATGATCCATCTATAAAAATGGCATTGAAAAGAGATCTATGGGAGTTTAGTATAGGTTACTCAAAATGAATATGGCTTACTTTGAAGATTATAACTTGGGTAAGTTTAATCCGAAAAGAGACATTGTGCATAAAAGTTGATGTCATTGAATTCTTGATATCTTTGATTGATTaatcccatttttttttatcaaattgttATGACTAATTCTCTGCATCATTCAAGGGGGAGTTGTGTTCTCACATGTGAAAGGAAACTTTGGAACTAATGTCAAGGACCATATATTTGGTCACTATGCTCGTTTGatgaaatatatgtttttgaacTTATTTTAAAGAACTTGAATGATATATAGCATGTTATAGATGCTCCATGGTTAATTGAAAAGTGAGCTACAGTTGGCATCAAATGCTATTGTGATTTCAATTGATGTGTGAATCATATGCATGATTTTAGGGGGAGCATTGCATAAGAACCCTTTTCGGGTAAGATAGTTGAGTTTTGAAAAATGCAGTTTCATCCCACATACTTACATGGCATCATTTGTGTAAAATTGTGCATTCATGGGCTGACTACTTCCTTTTTTATTGataacaaaaagggggagagaattgatgatgtaGAAAGTGCATTAGTTGTATTAGTTCGTAAGTTAAGGAGGAGAGTGcataattttttgacaaaatatggGAATGAGTGAAGCATGAAATAAGGGGTGAGCTTAGTGCCCTTAAAGGCTTAGTACATTTCATGCATTCAAGTTTGGTATCAAATTCAATAATTATCAAATAGCTTTCTACATGCtaggttttgtaatcatcaaaaagggggagattgttggaccaaaggtcctatattttttgttttgatgattgtatcatgctatgctatttgattacatgatctttgtgatgaatttgatggtaaattgattgaatttgagacttctcttaattggtttttcattcaagtgttttaaaactagttgtgaactcaacgatcgtttttatatcaaataacatctaaatgagctgaatttttacagagacattaattacatcataaggaacattttgcatgaaggaatgaataacaaattccgccgtttagtagctgaaaagctgtgccctagttcatatccgaaaattatgtttatatgtcttaattgagtgcttatgtgactaaatgatatttgtttgagctggaaacttatatgtacataagtccatatatattatgatgttatatgctcaaattttgattatttgaatgattatttgaactcaactaacctatggttcaagcatgaagctcaaatgagcttacaagcatatcttaaggtttttcaggttaagacaagagttgtagtaatccggctgtccaagaatagtcttgtaagacttaggacaagctatgaaaatcctaagcactcttgcaaatccactagaaggtgaatgttgaaaatgttcatttcagacaaggtgtgtccaattaggacaagctgtgtcaatttcagacaagcactttatggagagtatttggtggagatttcaacaaactacattcaaaatttaaagagaggattcgaaattcaaagttggagattcgaaattctaaattcaaaatcaagtcaaggttgttgcatgattttcaaaatttagtgtacaaaatcaaagtttgttgcaacttatgaggagataaccaagagagagattcaagcccttgaaatcaaattttcaaagttgaagctgaggagatatcttcaaaggagctttgattggctgaaatttgaaagaagatgaagccaatttcaaaagtcatgttggtaaagatctcattcaagtcaaaatggagctgttatgatcaagtggttgcatttcttcaacaagagacttaaatggacgaaaatcttgggtgaacatggccaagtatgttgtctacattcaaagacaagagattcatacatttgaatggaggaaatcaagtttgttaGCATAGAggctgttgcactataaaaggagaatatcaagtttgttttcaaaaactatattcaaattcaaagttcaagtgaagatgagaagatcaagggatgctctcaactatctctacttggctttcctataaatagccatccatacaagaggagaagacacaagacttgctacaagctacatagcctattctctcaagctctctttctctccagcaaaaggccaagtcttccaagtctagttctacaagcatatattgttgttactaaaaagctctccgacactttatatttcaatcctacctgtgagcctttgtcaaatttgtgagaattccctcaaaccttgttggttaaacactagagtggaacctagagcctaaaattgtatcccttaccttgtgaggttgtaaaaagtttaagggtgacttgtaaaaactctgtgagttgttggtttcttgaggaaactatttatcctagtggatttgaaaatcctaagcaagggtgcttaggtagtagacgtaggagggtgctccgaactactataaatcatcgtgtgctttactttttgcttgtttattgttttgcatgctttgattatttacttgttcaatacagccattcataattcttgatcattcgattatcttgtgataattttgggtgacttgaatttgaaagttcatttctctactcaatacttgcaaaatcaaatatgcccattttgtgtttatattggtcaaaacttttctaagcattctaatattgatattctgaactattttcataatctggtacttattatgctctaatttcagttggttgatggtttagagttaaagcttgattttcggttcacatctaaatatattgttcttaatattgatatttcagcccctttaacctactttatgaaattctgaattagtgtgttgattacttgaatcctagcatcttatatcatatatattcgtttatatacatcttatatagttgtgttctacttgccctatcattttggattaagatattgcatctgaaactgaaattgatttgaaccggttagggctatactagtaaagaccaacttctgtactttgtgtctttgtttttgtggtccattttctgtttaaaagtaaggggattcccagttggaatttggggacacaattcaccccccctcttgtgtcgcctaggtcctacaCTTTTCACGTtggaacttggtctattcgcatctttatctaacgaaacgttgtacgaaagctaaaccagctagttacacttctaagaacactgaatggagtataacggtccactttgaagctttggaattgctcaactctctccatagatgtgcttttcacgttcttgtgcaatttggaagaaaacttggtctattcgcatctttatctaacgaaacgttgtacgaaagctaaaccagcttgttacacttctaagaacactgaagggagtataacggtccactttgaagctttggaattgctcaactctctccatagatgtgcttttcacgttcttgtgcaatttgaaagataacttagtctattcgcatctttatctaacgaaaagttatacgaaagctaaactagcaagtcagacttctaagaacactcaatggagtataatgatccactttgaagctttggaattgctcaactctctccatagacatgcttttcacgtttttgtgcaatttgaaacataactcagtctattcgcttctctatccattgaaaccttgtacgaaagctaaattagcaagttagacttctaagggcaataaatggagtacaacggtccactttgaagcttt is a window encoding:
- the LOC119994965 gene encoding uncharacterized protein LOC119994965, encoding MAFTTSHGEAEEYGPHRPKKKSGDTLVDKERSEWTMEDKKLMKPNECISDMFARLTTICNELQSLGKVYSNADRVQKVLRSLPKTWKDKVTAIQEAKDLQTLKLEELIGSLMTHEIELTKYEEEDETPRRKGIALAANSDSSSDEDEETQIARNFRKFMKFQKQGGFKSKGNFKGKKNELTCFRCGKTGHLIAECPKPSKKKFKGKGKKEKKAFKATWDNTSSDGSSSEEEEDHTPKLCLMAKSAEVSSSQDEVVSVSESQCFDSLSDAYAQLCEFHESLMLKYKLAKKEISRLKKVEKVHLHDCVELKTKHDDLDITCNDLAGNIDDLVMEIKALKEHTCQGITDLQLQKLREFDEMQERVKELDSEILSWEEYESKMLDKLTNLKSEVENLNEKNQLLEMKFSQFCTSSEKLDLLFSSQRHYLDKSGIGYDPMKLNESLSGTSAMGRTSIVAAQRAKLLRARVSHPRPGVFKLKRYWVCLKTEFKSGEWYLDSGCSRHMTGNPTMFTTFTKKKHGGNITFGDNSKGRILGNGSVGNSSFAIDGVLYVSGLSFNLISISQLADKGFVVKFKKDKYLIKNKLKELVVAGSISGNVYVIDFESLSSSLTCLIASSDCALHWHRRLGHIGMSTLRKFAC